A single region of the Triticum dicoccoides isolate Atlit2015 ecotype Zavitan chromosome 2B, WEW_v2.0, whole genome shotgun sequence genome encodes:
- the LOC119360152 gene encoding CCR4-NOT transcription complex subunit 9-like, whose translation HNCRVGPGDSKNLPCTFASNFNVGCINPSLQRPHTFSADIPLYLYPFLRTVDKAQAFEQLRLATLGVIGALVKDENTKATEYLLKCETIPLCLNIMEIGNEPSKTVSTFILLKVLRNEVGLRHCCDTRGPFYDIALQKRVNSPDERPSARLLRSIIQCYLRLLDHPRGHAVLKTWFPSVLQTGTFNDYLTKDPSMQECLQQLLAKMEAGSPIRSLHFLRCSDNAIIP comes from the exons CACAATTGTCGCGTTGGTCCAG GAGATTCTAAGAATCTACCCTGCACTTTCGCCTCCAACTTTAACGTCGGCTGCATCAACCCGAGTTTGCAACGCCCTCACACTTTTTCAG CTGATATTCCATTGTACCTGTACCCATTCTTGCGTACCGTAGACAAGGCCCAAGCTTTTGAGCAATTGCGGCTCGCCACTTTGGGTGTCATTGGTGCTCTGGTAAAG GATGAGAATACTAAAGCTACTGAGTATTTGCTCAAATGTGAAACCATTCCTTTGTGCTTGAATATCATGGAGATAGGCAATGAGCCTTCAAAAACC GTGTCCACTTTCATTCTCCTAAAGGTTCTGCGAAACGAAGTTGGTCTGCGGCACTGCTGTGACACTCGCGGTCCTTTCTATGATATTGCTTTACAAAAGAGGGTTAACTCACCAGATGAACGGCCTTCGGCAAGGTTGCTGAGGTCCATTATCCAGTGTTACCTTAGGCTATTAGATCATCCTAG GGGCCATGCGGTGTTAAAAACATGGTTTCCCAGCGTGCTACAAACCGGGACATTCAATGACTATCTCACG AAGGATCCTTCAATGCAAGAGTGTCTGCAGCAACTGTTGGCTAAGATGGAGGCTGGGAGTCCCATCAGGTCGCTCCATTTTCTCCGCTGCAGTGACAACGCTATCATACCATGA